The segment TCCCGCGGCGATGACCATCATTTTGGCGATTGGTGTGTCGCGAATGGCAAGGCGTCGAGCCATCATTCGTAAATTGCCCGCCGTGGAAACGCTCGGCAGCACGACCATCATTTGTTCGGACAAGACGGGGACGCTCACGGAAAACCAAATGACCGTTCGTCAAATCACGACGAGCGACATGATATTCGAAGTAAGCGGCGGAGGGTATGCTCCGGAGGGTAATGTTCTCCATGACAAACATCCCATCAGGCCGGAGGCGGCACCGGGGCCGCTCGTCGAATTGTTTCGTTCGGCTGTTTCGTGCAATGATGCGCTCGTGGTCGAGAAGGAAAACCGCTGGATGGTCATGGGTGATCCCACCGAAGGGGCGCTCGTCGTCGCCGCGCAAAAGCTGGGACAAACCCGAGACGTCGTGAATGCAGAATTGCCGCGCCTCGACGTGATTCCATTCGAATCCGAACGCGGTTACATGGCGACGCTACACGATGCTGGAGCTGGAAAACCGCGCATCGCGTATCTCAAGGGCGGCGTGGAAAAAACGCTCGAACGGTGTGTCAATGTCCTGGGATCGGGGGGACAAACCGAAACGCTCGATCGGGAAGCCATTTTGACAGCCGCAGCGGAGGCATCGCGCACGGGAATGCGCGTCCTTGCATTTGCGCGCAGGGACTTGCCGGCAGAAACGCACGAGCTCGAACACATGCACGTGGCCGAGGGGATGACGTTTTTGGGATTGCAGGCGATGATCGATCCTCCACGACAGGAGGCGATCGAGGCTGTGAGGGCGTGTAAAGCGGCTGGAATTCACGTAAAAATGATTACCGGTGACCATGCGCTGACGGCATCGGCGATTGCGCGAGAAATTGGTTTCGAAGGTGAAATGACGCAGGATGGAATGCTTCGCGCACTGACGGGCCAGGACCTCGAAGAGATCGCCGAAGAGCGGCTTTCGGATGTTGCCGAGCGGGTGGCGGTGTTTGCCCGAGTGACTCCGGAGCAGAAATTGCGGCTCGTTCGCGCATTGCAGAAGCGCGAACACGTCGTCGCGATGACGGGTGATGGCGTCAACGACGCGCCGGCGCTGCGTCAGGCGAATATCGGCATTGCAATGGGTTTGGCCGGTACGGATGTCGCAAAAGAAGCTGCGGACATGGTGCTGACGGACGACAACTTTGCTTCGATTCGCGCGGCAGTGGAGGAAGGTCGGGGCATTTTCGACAATTTGACGAAGTTTCTCGTTTGGACTTTGCCCGTGAACTTGGGCGAAGGGCTCGTCATCTTGACCGCAATTGCCATCGGCACGGATCTCCCAATTTTGCCGGTACAAATCTTGTGGATCAACATGACGACGGGCGTACTCTTGGGCATCATGCTCGCGTTCGAGCCGATGGAGCCGAATACGATGCAGCGTCCCCCGCGAGATCCGAACGCGCCCATTCTGGGCATGCGGCTCGTGCTGCGCATGAATTTGGTTGCCATTTTGATGCTCGTGGGCGCGTTTGGGCTTTTCGAGTGGATGACGGAGATTCGCGAGGCAGATATGCGGGCCGCGACCACCGTCGCGGTAAACGTGTTCGTGTTCATCCAGATCTTTTACATGTTCAATTGCCGTTCCCTCACGGAGTCGTCATTTCGGATAGGCTTTTTCTCGAACAAGCCGCTACTGCTCGGAGCCGTCGGGATGGCATTATTGCAACTCGCGTTTACGTATTTGCCGGTGATGAATCGGCTTTTTCATACAGCGCCAATTGGATGGCGGGAATGGTTGCTGATTGTCTCGTCCGGCTTGGTCGCGTCGCTTGTCGTCGGGATTGAAAAGGCGATCCGGGCGCGAGGGACACCGACGCGACGGTCGGGAAGTCGGCACGCGGTCGGCAGGAAAAAATTGCAACGCGCTCGATGAAGTGGGGATTTCCATGGAGTGTTCAGGCTCGAAATATCGCCGAAAACGTGGTAGATGGATTGCATGAGCACCGTCGATACGAACCAAGCGCTCCGCGATGACGTTCGCCTGCTCGGGGCAATTCTCGGTGATGTCATTCGCCAGCAGGTGGGCGAGCACGCTTTCGACACCGTGGAAAAGGTACGGTCGCTCTCCAAACGCGCCCGAGGAGGCGATGAGGCCGCTTTCGATGAATTGCGCGATGTATTGGCTGCGATGCCCGTTCACGAGGCTGTCCCCATTGCGCGTGCATTCTCGAGGTTTCTCACATTGGCAAACATCGCCGAGCAACACCATCGCGTGCGCCGCCGCCGCGAATACCTGCGCGATCCGGCTGCCGCGCCCCAGCGAGGCACGCTGAAAGACACGATTCCACCGCTTCTCGAGCAAGGAATCTCACCCGACACGATCGTCGAAACATTGGCGAGCCTCGACATCGAGCTCGTGCTCACGGCGCATCCCACCGAAGTCAAACGGCGCACGCTCGTACAAAAGTACCAACGCATCGCAGAAACGTTGGCTCGGCGCGACGTGCCGAACTTGACGGCCCACGAATCGCGCGACGCCCGCGAAGCGCTCGAACGCGAGATCCTTTCGGTGTGGAAAACCGACGAGATCCGCAGAAAGCGCCCCACCCCAGTCGACGAAGCGCTCGGCGGATTCGTCGTCATCGAGCAAATATTGTGGAATGCAGTGCCCGAGTTTTTGCGCGAGCTCGATCGCGACCTTCAGGATATCCTCGGGCGGCGGCTTCCCGCGAATTGCGGGATCATTCGTTTTGGTTCGTGGATGGGCGGCGATCGCGACGGCAATCCAAACGTTACCCCCGATGTCACTCAGCGTGTGTGTCGAATTGCCCGGTGGACGGCCGCTGACCTATTTCTTCAAGAAATCAGCTCATTGCGATACGAGCTCTCGATGATCGATTGCAGCGAAGAATTGCGAAAGCATGTCGGAGATGCCCGCGAGCCATATCGAGCGCTCTTGTCGAAAGTGCGCGACAAGCTAATCGCCACGCGCGCCCACCATGCCGCGATCCTCGATGGACGCCCCGCGGAATCGAGCGATATTTATATCGAAACCGAACAGCTCGCCGAACCATTGTGGCTTTGTTTCCGATCGCTCGTCGATACCGGAGCGCGTTCGATCGCCGAAGGCCGCCTGCTCGACAATCTTCGCCGATTGGCGACGTTTGGCCTCACTTTGGTGCGACTCGATTTGCGACAAGAATCGTCGCGACATACCGATGTCCTGGACGCCGTGACGCGCCATCTTGGACTCGGGTCGTATGCCGAATGGAACGAGGAGCAGCGACAAACCTTTTTGCTTCGCGAGCTCGAAGGCCGAAGGCCACTGATTCCGCACGATCTGCCGGCAAGCACCGAGGTTCGTGACGTCCTCGAGACCTTCCGCGCGGCAGCGCAAATCGGCCCGAGCTCTCTTGGCGCCTATGTGATTTCCATGGCGACCGACCCTTCCGATGTATTGGCGGTCGCGCTCCTTCAGCGCGAAGCGCACATGACTTCACCCATGCGCATCGTGCCGCTTTTCGAAACGCTCGATGATCTTCGCCAAGCTGCAAAGACCATGGACGCGCTCTTTTCGATACCTTGGTACAAAAAACATATTCAGCAAAAACAAGAGGTGATGCTCGGTTATTCGGATTCGGCGAAAGATGCAGGTCGGTTGACCGCGGCGTGGGAGCTTTACAAAGCGCAAGAACAGCTCGTCGAAACCTGCCGAAAGCATGACGTTCATTTGACGTTGTTTCACGGACGTGGCGGCACCGTTGGTCGCGGCGGAGGTCCCACGCATCTCGCAATCTTGTCGCAAGCACCGGGTTCCACGGAAAGGCGCCTGCGAGTCACCGAGCAAGGTGAAATGATCGAGGCCAAGTTTGGCTTGCCAGGCATTGCCATTCGGACGCTCGAGCTGTACACGAACGCCACATTGCAAGCGACGCTCGCGCCTCCAATGAAGCCTTCGGACTCATGGCGCAAGCGTATGGAAGAGCTTTCCGATCACGCATGCGGTGCATATCGCGGCCTCATTCGCGGCGATCATCGATTCGTGCGTTATTTCAGAGAAGTGACGCCCGAAGTCGAGCTCGGTGATTTGAACATCGGCAGTCGCCCGGCGCGACGTAAACCTGGTGGCGGTATCGAGACCTTACGCGCAATTCCTTGGGTCTTCGCATGGACGCAAAGCCGCATGATGCTTCCCGCGTGGTATGGCGTGGGCCAGGCATTGCAAAGCATCGCCGATTCGGGCGGCATGGACGACCTCGTCGAGATGTGCGCCAAGTGGCCGTTTTTCCGGTCCACCATCGACCTCGTGGCAATGGTCCTCGCCAAGGCGGACCCTCGTATCGCACAGCAATACGACGAGCGTCTCGCGGCCGAAGATTTACACGACTTCGGCGCCAATCTTCGAAAGAGCCTCGGCGACACCATCGACATCATGCTCGAAGTGATGAAGCAACGAGATCTGCTCGAAAACAACCACGTGCTGCGCCGTTCGATCGATGTCCGCAATCCCTATGTCGATCCCATCAACCTCTTGCAAGTCGAGCTGCTGCGCCGCATTCGCACGCAAAACGAAACATCTCCGGAGATCCGCGATGCTCTGCTGATCACGATCAACGGTATTGCCGCAGGACTGCGCAATACGGGTTGACACCCATCAATTTTCCAATTTGACCAGATACGTCGACGGAGCTTTGGGATCCTTGACGATATCGAGCTCGACCAATTGCTTCGTAAGCGTCTCCCAGCGTTCGAGCGTCATTTTGCCCAGATGATCTCGCTCGGCCTCGGACGGCTCGATGAAGCGTTTCTGCGCCGCGGCCACGAGGTTCCAGCTTTCCGCTGCGAGCGTCGTATTGAGTTTCGCCATGACTGCGTTTGCGGCGGTTGGATCATCGAGATAGGCGCGCCACCCTTCACGCGAAGCGCGGACGAACGCTCGAACGAGGTCCGGATTTTTTTCCCACAATGCCCGGCGAACGATCACGACGACGGTGTAAGGATTATATCCCTCATCGGCGATGAGAAACACCTGAGCTTTTTTGCCATTTCGCTCGATTTCAATCGGCTCCGACGTCGCAAAGCATTGTTGTGCATGATTTTCGTCAGCGAGAAATTTGGCCACACCGCCGTCGTAAGGCAGCAGGTTTGCTTTACCAAACCCATATTTTTTCTTGAGAAAAGTGGCGTACGGCGCACCGGGTTCGATGGCAATGGTTCCAGATGTCAGCACATCCGCGAGGTTTTTTGCTCCGCGAGAAGCATGAACCATGATGGCTTGCGGGAACGTCTGAAAGGTAGCAAAAACGGGCACGACGTCCGCGCCTCGGGCATTGCCATTGATGACCTCGTCAGCCCCGACGACGCCGAAATCCGCTTCGCCTGTGGCGACCATTTGCAGAACGGGTACACCGGCGCCACCACCACGTATCTCGATGTCGATGCCCGCCCGCTTGTAAGCACCGTTTTCTCTACCGGCGTAAAACCCACCAAATTCGGGCTCCGGAACCCAATTCAGCGCCAGCTTTACTTGACCAAAACGCCCATTACCTGCGGCTTTTTGGTCGTTCGAGCGCGAACAGCCGACGCTGGCGCACAAGACTCCTGCGGTGAAAGCACGAAGTACGTCTCTGCGTGATCGATACGGGAGAAACGCCATGGCCGGACGACCATGCCGACATCGCGCTTCGGTGACAAGTTATTTTGCACGCAAGGTGCCAACCATCTTTGGTGTAAGTGAGTTACCTTCCCGTTCGAAGGTGATTTCAGGGGTCGAAGACTTTGGCTGCATCGAACGTCGCGGCGTAATTCACGCGACTGTATTCCGAGCGCATCACGATTGCGCCATTTTCGTACGTTTCGGTCTTCAACACGACCGATCCGTCGCTCTTGACCCACATTTTCATGGGCAATTTGTCCGGCCCAGTATACTCCATGACCGCTTTGTCGCCTTCGAATGATACTTTGCCATTGTCCCAATGAGACAAGATGATCTTGACGTCATCCATGAACCCCGCCGAAGGCATGCCTTGGCCGCGAAGTCCCAAGACCGCACTGTCCTTGGGATCGTAGGTCATTTTGGCGAACGACAAGATACCCTTCAAAAAACCCGTGACCTTGCCATTCTTGAGAACCGCCACGCCACCCTTGCCATTGCCTTCGACGATGTCCATTCGAATGGTGGTTTGCCCCATCCAATAACAATCCGCTCGAAACGCAGATTCTTTTTTGCCCTTCTTCTCCCACGTCTTCTGCGAATAGCTGAGTTTCCTCGTGGTGGTCTGCATCTTTTGCAAACCGGCTTTCAGCTTGTCGATGTCCGCAGCATCCGCCGCAAACGTCTGCGACGCAAAAAACGACGGCAAAATCGCAAATGCGACGGCAGCGATACCAAGACGAACGCGTAACGGCTTCAGGGCGTGATGGGGCGGCATTGATTCTCCTCGTGAGGGCCGCCATAGATTATCCGGAACAACCGACCGAGCGCCAGAGAAAAAAGGGCCAGCGCGCATATTTTTTCGCGCCTTCGTGAATGTTTACATTGAAATTTTACTTCATGACTCAATCGTTGGCGTTTGGCGCAGACCGCGAAAGACGATGACAGGGCATTCGTCCTTGACGGTTGGCGAACGGGGCTTCATCCGCTGAATCGACGCCTCACCGCTTGCCGCACGTAAACGCCCACCGTCTGCCGGTCATGCGTTCAGTAGCCGAAAGCGTAACGGTGCCGGTGGGTTTGTCCGTAGATGATTTGGCGTCCTTGTCAGGGACGAACGCTCCATCGATTCGTGCCGCCATCGCCTCGACGCAAACCGCACCGGGATCCATTCGCAAGCGAAATTCAATGGTATCCAGCACCGCCCGGCCAGACGTGAGCTGCACGTTGGGATTCATGTCGAGCCCCGTGTCCAAGAGCCAGCCATCTTGCCCTTCGGCACAACGCGGTGGCAATTGCCCGGCCAAATCTCGCTTTCCAAGCAAAATGGGTTCCCCAAGCTCGCCCGTGTCGGGATCGATTGGCAGGACGAACATGCCCCCCGATCGTTCGCCCGGTGCTGCCAGCGCAGTAAAGAGGAGCCCGATGCCATTGCCAATGGCTCGCCGCACGATCCTCGGGGCTTCCGCATTCGTGTGCGACGAATAACGCGACCCGGGAGCTGCCACCGGACGATGATAAAGAGCCAATCGGCGAATCACGCCCAAATCGGCTCGGTAAACGGCAACCGTATCCGAGGAAGGCCCGGGCGTGACGAAAAACCAGCTTTCACCCACGCGCACGGCACCGTGCGGATAAGGGCGCGGTGCGACCGCAGTGCGTCCCACAACGTCGCGCAAATGCAGCGCCGGCTGCCCTTCGCTCGCAGCAAAATGCGAACACGCCCCGCCTTTGCAAAGCGTCACGAGAGCGTGGCGCCCGGATGCATCCAAATACGAGCCCCACGTAACAATCGGATACGAACCAATGCCCATCGCATCCATCGTCGCCACTTCGTCGGCCCATGGCGGCGGCGCTATGCCCGTCGACCTCATTCCGCCGAGAGGATCGAACCTGTCGTCGAATCGAATGATGAAATGCCCGAGTCGCGCCCAATCCGCGCCTTTTTTACCCCACGCATAGGCGCGCATCGATACGAGATCGTACGGAACGCCATTGTCAATCCCAACCTCGTCGGCCCCGAGCGTCGGTGGAGGAGAATTACGAAATGACTGCCAAGGCGATCGCGGCGCGACGGTCGGTGGTAACGGGAATCGGCCAAAGGGCCCCGATGGGTATCGTGGCATCGCCACGACGGGCGCCGGAGCAGGCTTCACGGGTTTGTCCGGTAATGGCTCCGTGACGGCCTTGCCCATGGGCGAGCAGCGCAAATTGACCGTGGGAGATACCGTGGAAGGAACATACATCGATGGAGGCGTCGGGGCGGGCGTGAGGTCTCCGGCCGTCGCGGGTTTGCCCCAACCAACCCGTACCCAACCTCCAAGCACGCAGCCCAAAGGCCCACATGCTCGCGTGTCGGCATCGCCCGGCGATATGTCGTGCTCGGGCATGTCGAATACTTTCCAGCTCACGCCACCGTCGGTCGATTCCGCAGCTCGCCCACCCTCCCCTTGCGACAATGCGAACCGGCCGGACATGATGACGCCATTTTCATTGTTTCTGGGCTCGCCGGCCTTCACTTTGCCGTCGATCGCGACGCGCACGCCAATGACGGGGCCGCCCGCTTCCACCCATCCGCCAATCACCCCAGCTTCGCGCTCCTCGAAACCTTCGAGCCACATGCCGCGCCGAAGCTCACGCACGACCGATCGCGGTTTCGTCGGAAGTGACAGCGCACTGGTCGCCACCTTCGAGCCGTCCACGACCGTGATTTGTCCCGTCCCGCCATTGCGCGGCGGCACGAGAATCGCCACGCGTCCGTCGCCGAGCGCTACGACACGTTCGACACCGAGGTCCCCCTTGACTCGAACTTCGCGCGTGTTTCCAAGGGCCGAGCGCACGCAATACACGCGCATGCCGTCGTCGTCCTCGGGCCCTTCCCCGCAAGGACCTCGAATGACGAGCGCTCCGTTGCCGCTCGCCGAGACAAACCTCGGCCCGCGAAACGAAAGCACCTTGTGCATCGAAAGGGGCGGGTCGAACGCATAGACGTTCGTCGCCCCGTCGTGTTCGCCGCAGACGAATCCGAACGAAGCTCCAAGGCGCACGCCGTGACACGTTGCATCTCGTTCGGGAAACGCCGACGTGGACATTTCGACAATCGCGCCCGTGCGCAGCGATATGCGGGCAAGCGCGCCGGACCTCGCCACGACCGCAGTCTCGTTCGAGTCGGGGTAACCGTCTTCGACCGCAGCGCGCAAAGGGCGCTTTCCAAAGGGCCCGCGCGGCGTGGGGAGCTTCGTGTCGACGCCTTCGTCGGTCTCGACCGCGGCATGGCCTCGGAACGTCAAGTTGCCACGCGCATCGAGCACGTATCTGCCTTTGGCAGCGTAGATGGTCGGGTCACCGTCGACGACAGTAATTGCCGTGGGCTTCTCGGAAAGGCCAAGCGGACGCCATGTCGCTCCCGCGTCGAACGTCGCGAGCACGCCGCGCATGTCGACATCGACGACGCCGCGAAAGCCGTCGGCAAAAGCCAAAGCACCGTACGCCGCAGCAGGAGGAAGCGGATCGACCGAGCGAGACTCGCCGGTCTCGGCATCGATCGCGAGCAGCTTATTGTTCCCGGACAAACGCACGTAGATGCGATCGAATCCAGGCACCAAATCGGTCGCCATGGAGCCGAACTGCACGAGAGGCTTGAGCCTACCGAGCCACGAAGAAGCTCGCCAAACTTGCGTACCGCCGCCGGTCGATGCGTGAAAGACAAACCCTCCACCAAGGCGGCTCGGCAAGGGCACGGCATGCACGTTGCCGAGCGGAAGCAGCTCGGCGGCGCGTTCGACGGTGCCGTCGTCGTAGATGACGATGCGCATGCGGTTGACGAGCGCTCGGCGCGCGCCGCTCTCGTACGCGACGACGCCTCGCTCGTTGCGAATGTCGGGCACGAGGCGTGAAGGAGAAATCATGCTGATCACGGCGCTTGGCACCGGCGCCGCTTTCGTTTGACCTCCAACTTTGACCGCGGTTCCTTTCGACGAACAGGCGGTCAGAGCGATGGCCATGGCGGCCGCGACGACGGCCCCAGGCGGGACGGTCGTAGACTCGGCGATGTAACGCGAGCGGCGGGATCGCATCGGGGAACATCGTAGCGCGCGAGCTGGCGGCACGCAGCGTTCTTGCACGGGCACGATCCCGAGCGCTATAGGCAGCGTATGTCGTGCGTCATAGCAGTCGTGGGCGCCACGGGCGTCGTCGGACGGGAAATGTTGCGAACCCTCGAGCAGCGTAGGTTTGACGCGCGAAAGGTTCTTGCGCTTGCGTCGCCGCGATCAGCCGGGCAGCGCGTACCGTTTCGCGACGGTGAGCTCGAGGTTTGCGTTGCAAACGCCGAAGCTTTCGCAGGTGTGGACATCGCGCTGTTCAGCGCTGGAGCTTCTGCATCACGCGAGCTTGGGCCGATCGCGGCCGCCAAAGGAGCGGTCGTCATCGACAATTCCAGCGCATGGCGAATGGATCCCGACGTGCCGCTGGTCGTGCCCGAGGTGAACATGGACGCGGCGAAAACGCGTCCCAAGGGCATCATCGCGAACCCGAATTGCAGCACGATTCAGATGGTCGTGGCGCTCAAGCCTTTGCACGATGCCGCGGGGCTCGAGCACGTCGTCGTGAGCACGTACCAAGCGGCGAGCGGCAAGGGACACGCGGCGATGGAGGAGCTCATCACGCAGACCGCGCAGGTTGCAGCGAGACAAACCCCACAGACGAACGTATTTCCGGCACCTCTGGCGATGAACGTGCTGATGGACTGGAAGACGGGCAGCTTGGAGGACTGGTCCGAGGAAGAGCTGAAGATGGTGCACGAGACGCGGAAGATCCTTGGTGATCAAACGATTGGCGTATCGCCGACGACGGTGCGCGTTCCGGTCGTGACGGGGCACAGTGAAGCGGTGCATGCGCGGTTTCGCCGGCCGCTGTCGGCGCGGGAAGCGCGCGATCTATTGCGTAATGCGCCGGGCGTGGTGCTCATGGATGAGCCGTATGCGCCGGGGCGTCATCCGCAGCCGCGAGATGCGGCGGGACAGGATGCCGTTTTCGTCGGGCGCGTGCGTGACGACCTCGCGGTGCCTGGGGCGATCGATATGTGGATTGTGTCGGACAACCTGCGCAAGGGTGCTGCATTGAATGCGGTGCAGATCGCGGAGCAGTTGGTCCGGTAAAACAACAACGAGCGTATCGAGCTCAGCCCGCTTCGGGCGGCTGCGCGGGCGATTCTGGTGCCGATTGCGTGGCGGCGGCACGTTCGAGCGACGCGAGCAGCGAGCGGCGGCCGAGCGAACGGCGGCGTCATCGCTGTCGACGCCAATGGCAATTCGATGAAATAGGCGCCGCTGGGCCGAATCCCAGGCGTTGTCCAGGGCAGCAATCGTGGGAGCGCCGAGCACTGCAACGACGCAAGGACGGTGCTAGCGGGGGGGGGGGGGGGGGGGGGGGGGGGGGAGGGGGGGGGGGGGGGGGGGGGGGGGGGGGGGGGGGGGGGGGGGGGGGGGGGGGGGGGGGGGGGGGGGGGGGGGGGGGGGGGGGGGGGGGAGGGGGGGGGGGGGGGGGGGGGGGAGGGGGGGAGGGGGGGGGGGGGGGGGGGGGGGGGGGGGAAGGGGGGGGGGGGGGGGGGGGGGGGGGGGGGGGGGGGGGGGGGGGGGAGGGGGGGGGGGGGGGGGGGGGGGGGGGGGAGGGGGGGGGACCGTGCGGGCTATTTGCCAAGATTGGCGACACGCGTTACACCGATCTCACATAACAATGCGACATCCCCGTCATCATGACCACGCATTGTCCTGCGTTGTCAAATATACCATTACAATGTGCCAACCAAGAATCGTGTTATTCAATGCACACGATTCGCCTGGACACGACGAGCGACGCAATGATAGAAAGCTCAATTGATGCATCATGCAACGTACGACGACGTTCTCGTGCGAATTTGTGATTACCTATCACAGAGTGTCGAACGGCCGCTACCGGAGTCATTATCCGCGACGACGCGCCTCGTGACCGACTTGCACCTCGATTCGATGGAAGGCGCACAAATGCTTTCGGAGCTCGAGGATCATTATGGAGTGACCATTGCCGTGAGTGTCCTTCAACGTGCGGAAACGCTTGGCGATATCGCGGCGGTCATCGTGTCGGCGCTCGAGGCGGGAAAGCGCGCATGAGCGCAAAGCAATCGCCGTCCACGCTCGTGGAGGCGCTCGAAGCCGTCGCGATGCGGCAGGACGTGGGGTTTTCCCACTTGACCGACGAAAAACGTCCGGTCGACTTTGTTTCGTACGCTGAATTGTCGAGTCGCGCACGACGCATCGCTGCGGCCTTGCTCGACATGGGACTCGTGCCGGGAGATCGCGTCGCGCTCATTCTTCCGGACTCGGCGCAATTCATCGAATCGATGTTCGGCTGCATGGTTGCCGGGATGATTGCAGTGCCAATCTATCCGCCCATGAATTTGGCGCAGCTCGGGACGTATCTCCCCAATACTGCGCACATTCTGCGTCGAGCGGGGTGTCGTCTGGTCATCACGGACGCGCAAGTTCGTGCGGTGCTCGGAACGCTCTTGATTGACGTTCCTTGTGTTCGCAGGATTGAAGAATTCACGGCGCTGAGCAAACGATTGGGTCCGAATGCGGAACCGCGCATTTCGCCGCCGACAGCGGATACGGTTGCGTTTTTGCAATTCACGTCGGGCAGCACGGCGCGACCCAAAGGCGTGACGCTCACGCATGCACAACTGCTTGCGAACATCAATGCCTTTGGCACGGCGCTCGGCGTTCATGAACGTGACGAGACGTCCGCGGTCACGTGGCTCCCGCTTTATCACGACATGGGCCTCATTGGCCTCGTGTTTGGTTCGGTGCGTTATGCGGTGCGTGTTTCGTTCATTGCGCCGCTGCTATTTTTGAAACGCCCGGCGATTTGGCTACGGCAAATCTCCGAGCGGCGCGCACAGTTCTCGTTTGCGCCGAATTTCGCGTATGGCCTTTGCACGACGCGGATCAAAGACAGCGAAATCCAAGGACTCGACCTATCTTCGCTCGAAGTGGCGGGTTGCGGAGCGGAACCCATTCAGCGCGCAACGCTGGAAGCATTCGCGAAACGTTTTGCCCCTCATGGGTTCCGGCCCGAAGCTCTGCTGCCTTGTTATGGTCTCGCCGAACACACGCTGGCTGCGACATTCACGCAACGAGGCACTCCGGTACGAAGCGATTCGGTGGATCCCGAGGGGCTTGCATCCGGTGAAGCGCGGCCGGCAACGACGAACAACGCCATTGATGTCGTGTGTTGCGGGCGGCCATTTCCGGGTCACGAATTGAAGATCGTGGACGACGCTGGAATCGAATTACCCGATGGCCATGTGGGACACATTCGATTGAAAGGTCCGAGCGTCATGCGCGATTATTGGGACGATCCAGAGATGACGGCAAGGGCGTTGCGCGATGGTTGGCTCGCGACGGGTGATCTTGGATATGTAAAAAATGGCGAGCTATATGTTTGCGGCCGTGAGAAAGACTTGATCATCATCCAAGGGCGGAATTATCATCCGAGCGACATTGAATGGCAGGTTGGGCAAGTGCCTGGCGTGCGTCGCGGTAACGTCGTGGCCTTCGGACTGTATGATTCGAGCCTGGGACGCGAACGGGTCGTCGTCGCTGCCGAAGTGCGTGATCCGAATACGGGACAAACCTTACGAGACGAAGCGATTGCCCGCGTATTCGAGGCCTTGTCGCTGCGTGTGGACGAAGTGATCACGTTGGCTCCCGGCAGTTTGCCCAAAACGTCGAGCGGCAAGCTGCAACGGGCCAAAACGGTCGAATGGTATCGGTCGGGGGAGCTGGGGCGAGGCAATACGGATTCAGGCAAATTGGGCGTGTTCAAACATTTGGCGGCTTCCCAATGGGGATTCGTCAAGGCCAAACTCACGAACGACCGCTGAGCGTATCATGGAACCGACGAACGATTGGAAGCAGTACGATTTGAGCCATTTTCGCACGACGACGGGGGATGACCTATTCGACGTGCACGATCATTTCGCAAGGTGGAGCAATGGCTCGCGACCTGGAGGTTATGATCTGTACTTGCAATCCTTGTCGACGGCGCCCCGCCCGCAAGTAAAAATGGGCGAAGACCGCCAAAGTCTGCTCAATCTGGCATCGTACAATTATTTGGGGTTGTCGTATCGTCCCGAAGTGATTGCGGCGGCAACGGAAGCGCTCGGTCGTTATGGGCTCGGTGCGGCAGGATCCCCTCATTTGAGTGG is part of the Polyangiaceae bacterium genome and harbors:
- a CDS encoding HAD-IC family P-type ATPase, whose translation is MARLTKDATRAFHALAAPEVAREFDTDLRAGLSPDEAARRLAQYGQNALTPRRKQSPLVRFALQFHQPLIYVLLAAAAVTFFLNEPVDASVILGVVLINAIVGFVQESKAVSAIEALSKTMQAEATVLRSGETHRLSQAVIVPGDVVLLQSGDKVPADLRLVHARELQVDESALTGESMPVSKKTEPLDAGVLLSDRHNMAYASTLVTHGQAKGVVVATGDRTQIGAISELISDAEELDTPLTRKIAEFSRVLTIVILAFAVAALVVAVYVRGHAWGDAFVAVVALVVGAIPEGLPAAMTIILAIGVSRMARRRAIIRKLPAVETLGSTTIICSDKTGTLTENQMTVRQITTSDMIFEVSGGGYAPEGNVLHDKHPIRPEAAPGPLVELFRSAVSCNDALVVEKENRWMVMGDPTEGALVVAAQKLGQTRDVVNAELPRLDVIPFESERGYMATLHDAGAGKPRIAYLKGGVEKTLERCVNVLGSGGQTETLDREAILTAAAEASRTGMRVLAFARRDLPAETHELEHMHVAEGMTFLGLQAMIDPPRQEAIEAVRACKAAGIHVKMITGDHALTASAIAREIGFEGEMTQDGMLRALTGQDLEEIAEERLSDVAERVAVFARVTPEQKLRLVRALQKREHVVAMTGDGVNDAPALRQANIGIAMGLAGTDVAKEAADMVLTDDNFASIRAAVEEGRGIFDNLTKFLVWTLPVNLGEGLVILTAIAIGTDLPILPVQILWINMTTGVLLGIMLAFEPMEPNTMQRPPRDPNAPILGMRLVLRMNLVAILMLVGAFGLFEWMTEIREADMRAATTVAVNVFVFIQIFYMFNCRSLTESSFRIGFFSNKPLLLGAVGMALLQLAFTYLPVMNRLFHTAPIGWREWLLIVSSGLVASLVVGIEKAIRARGTPTRRSGSRHAVGRKKLQRAR
- the ppc gene encoding phosphoenolpyruvate carboxylase, translated to MSTVDTNQALRDDVRLLGAILGDVIRQQVGEHAFDTVEKVRSLSKRARGGDEAAFDELRDVLAAMPVHEAVPIARAFSRFLTLANIAEQHHRVRRRREYLRDPAAAPQRGTLKDTIPPLLEQGISPDTIVETLASLDIELVLTAHPTEVKRRTLVQKYQRIAETLARRDVPNLTAHESRDAREALEREILSVWKTDEIRRKRPTPVDEALGGFVVIEQILWNAVPEFLRELDRDLQDILGRRLPANCGIIRFGSWMGGDRDGNPNVTPDVTQRVCRIARWTAADLFLQEISSLRYELSMIDCSEELRKHVGDAREPYRALLSKVRDKLIATRAHHAAILDGRPAESSDIYIETEQLAEPLWLCFRSLVDTGARSIAEGRLLDNLRRLATFGLTLVRLDLRQESSRHTDVLDAVTRHLGLGSYAEWNEEQRQTFLLRELEGRRPLIPHDLPASTEVRDVLETFRAAAQIGPSSLGAYVISMATDPSDVLAVALLQREAHMTSPMRIVPLFETLDDLRQAAKTMDALFSIPWYKKHIQQKQEVMLGYSDSAKDAGRLTAAWELYKAQEQLVETCRKHDVHLTLFHGRGGTVGRGGGPTHLAILSQAPGSTERRLRVTEQGEMIEAKFGLPGIAIRTLELYTNATLQATLAPPMKPSDSWRKRMEELSDHACGAYRGLIRGDHRFVRYFREVTPEVELGDLNIGSRPARRKPGGGIETLRAIPWVFAWTQSRMMLPAWYGVGQALQSIADSGGMDDLVEMCAKWPFFRSTIDLVAMVLAKADPRIAQQYDERLAAEDLHDFGANLRKSLGDTIDIMLEVMKQRDLLENNHVLRRSIDVRNPYVDPINLLQVELLRRIRTQNETSPEIRDALLITINGIAAGLRNTG
- a CDS encoding ABC transporter substrate-binding protein → MAFLPYRSRRDVLRAFTAGVLCASVGCSRSNDQKAAGNGRFGQVKLALNWVPEPEFGGFYAGRENGAYKRAGIDIEIRGGGAGVPVLQMVATGEADFGVVGADEVINGNARGADVVPVFATFQTFPQAIMVHASRGAKNLADVLTSGTIAIEPGAPYATFLKKKYGFGKANLLPYDGGVAKFLADENHAQQCFATSEPIEIERNGKKAQVFLIADEGYNPYTVVVIVRRALWEKNPDLVRAFVRASREGWRAYLDDPTAANAVMAKLNTTLAAESWNLVAAAQKRFIEPSEAERDHLGKMTLERWETLTKQLVELDIVKDPKAPSTYLVKLEN